The following coding sequences are from one Leguminivora glycinivorella isolate SPB_JAAS2020 chromosome 7, LegGlyc_1.1, whole genome shotgun sequence window:
- the LOC125228371 gene encoding uncharacterized protein LOC125228371: MDLQDKMTILNHIQENKNILFGKFSDKLTHAIKINKWKEITQNLNDLGIMEKDWKYLRDTMWQNWKRRTMEKRDNRFKTGSGGGKKMKYDASDDLIITIIGKESPVINGIDCAESSGSSAPQSAELFSVETECNLEKDVAQSPKVLPTPIKKKLASTRSSEGEKISNEILQLKKRKLELEIAKLERENYKLDLELMKLEKELNVTRPSKFTLPLYMQDDNIIQINLVNEPSETMTESTESIVTSE, from the exons atGGACTTACAAGACAAAATGACCATCTTAAACCACATTCAAGAAAACAAAAACATTCTTTTTGGCAAATTTTCTGACAAATTAACACACGCTATCAAAATTAACAAATGGAAAGAGATAACACAAAATTTAAACGATTTAGGGATAATGGAAAAAGATTGGAAGTATTTAAGAGACACTATGTGGCAGAATTGGAAAAGACGTACAATG GAAAAAAGAGACAATCGCTTTAAAACGGGTTCAGGAGgaggaaaaaaaatgaaatatgatGCCAGTGATGACTTAATCATAACCATTATTGGTAAGGAGTCCCCAGTCATAAACGGAATAGATTGTGCTGAATCTTCCGGTTCAAGTGCTCCACAATCAGCTGAATTATTTTCCGTAGAAACTGAGTGTAATTTAGAAAAAGATGTTGCTCAAAGCCCAAAGGTTTTACCAAcacctataaaaaaaaagttagcaTCTACCAGATCATCGGAAGGGGAAAAAATATCTAATGAGATATTACAATTGAAGAAACGGAAACTTGAATTAGAAATTGCAAAGTTGGAAAGAGAAAACTACAAATTGGACTTAGAATTAATGAAACTTGAAAAAGAGTTAAATGTTACAAGACCCTCCAAATTCACATTGCCTTTGTATATGCAAGATGACAACATTATTCAAATTAATTTGGTAAACGAGCCTTCAGAAACAATGACTGAGAGCACAGAAAGTATTGTCACGTCTGAATAG